Part of the Lycium ferocissimum isolate CSIRO_LF1 chromosome 6, AGI_CSIRO_Lferr_CH_V1, whole genome shotgun sequence genome, GTATGTATGATTGAGATTATGATATTGTCGTGCGACCACAAATCACCGAGCAAAGGGCGGATGTTGATATAATCCACCGTATGACATGATCACGGTGGGCGGCACacgatgggtacccggacgTGAACTAATGATGGAAATGTATGTATGACATGgtaatgcatgtatgatattatgatgctTATACCATATGATAGCTTATGTGGATATGCTATATGTAATAAATGTATCCAAATTCAAGGTTATGTCCTCGTCCCGTGCCACTAGGACTTCCtactatgtttatttcattcatgccttacatactaagaCAATAggacttccttttcttttcgaTCCGTGTTCACGCCCACGGGTAGACAGGAGACGGTGCGGGATTCATagggactatatatatagaaagtgctattttgagatgttattttatctatatgttttgggcatgacggggccTCGTCCCGTCATGTTCGTGTGTTCTAgtaggctcgtagatacgtatgtgtgggtagtatggttccatagtcttcatgtatatgtaagcatatgtatatatattattttagcGACctaaagggcctatgtttatataagtaaatatgttttaaatgaaagttgttTTCCATGATTATAATTGACAAGCAATATGAATAAAGCGTGACAAGCAATAGAAcgggtggtgctcggtggtcagcctcgggtaccagtcgcggccttagccgggtcgtgacactaggaCACACCCGGAGTCACCcccgagtagagtcactactattctagtcctagcAATATGAGTTTAGTACTTGcaggttttatatatatatatatatatatatagaaagtccattttttattaaGTTCCAATCTCACAGTCAATCAATTCAACATTCCATAGTCTAACAAATCTCAATCTGGTCCCAATAGTTTCTCGGCCCAATTACTTAATCAAAAGTCATAAATCCAGTCCAATGTTCAAAAATGGTTTCTGTTTCAAGTCATCATAGTGGGCCTGTCTCCCAAATTCATTTGATATAAACAAGGGTCTAATTCCAGTCCACAAAATCTTTTAGTCCAATTCTTTAGGCCCAATATTCAAGTGTTCAatttcctcccccccccccacccccccccccccaaaaaaaaaaccagttTTGTCAAAAAGTCCCATAATGCATTGTGTTTCTGGTCCAAAACATCATTTTTTATGCCGAACTTTTTAAAGAGCTTCCAGATCCAAATAACTTTGCCAAGTTTTTATCAAAGAGGTCATTTTCGTTGTGATCTTAAGCAAACATGCATTTTCCtgtttattaaaaagaaaaccaTGTAATTCATATCCCAAAAACAACATCcttgtaattttatttattgaaatcGGTTGGGTTTTTCAAATCCATTAAAAGAGCCATTTAATCATTCTTTAAAACAACCAAGGTTAAAAGAGGAGTTTTGTACCATTTTTATCTTTGTAACCTATTTTACTAGGTGATATCCTATTTCTAATCATTCAAGTTTTCAATAATAATAGGTTTAATTTTTACAGAACCATACATATGAATCaaataaaagaaggaagaagaattaATTTACTAATGGGCTACCAACCCCATTAGTGCTATTTTTACCCATAGCTGGGCCTTCGAgtcatttttacccatgactgggccttcaaaaatattagcttcccttatATAATCAAGCATAGCCTCGAACAGATTTAGAATTGGGCCTCGACCTGTATGAAGAAAGGAGGACTCAGAAATGCAAAGAGGATTTCACATAGAAAAAGGGATAAGGATTAATATCATGAATACATATCTAATCATACAATCAAAGTTTAAAATGAGATAAACAACAAGCTAACTAATCATATGCTTAAGTTTGAATTAAGGGCAAGGgatttatacatatgtattcttttgatatacccaaaatatacacTTTTAGGGATATTAAAATGGTTAGCACTAGAAAGCTTTTACCCTcgtgttcccgatgttgcacaagttccaaggggatTCTAGGAGCCCTAGACATGGCTAACACCGGTGAGGGTTCAAGCTTAATCTTTGTTGGCCACTTGAACCTCCCTATTAGTGTATCTTTATGAATATACTTCAAAAATATACAGGTATACAACCTCAACTGCCTTTTAAACACTTATATATACTCAGAATACTCCAACTAGTCAACTATATAACAATCAATGAACATTGCAAAACTAAACACAAAAATGTGCTAAGGCAAGAATCAGCATAGCAGTAGCAATAACAAAGGTCTCATAGATTGTAAACAACTATTGAATCATGTAATCCCATACATGAGCATAAAGCAGTAGACAGGTAACACAACAAATATGCCCTTTAACCATACCCAGTAGCCAGCAACAATATACTCAGATTTAGCTAAAAGGGGAGGGCTTGAAATAGATCATTTTCatggttaagaaaaaaaaaatagttcatGCAGGACTGTTACTAGTTTTAACTAACAAAATGTTCTGATAGCTTCAATATTCTAGCACCGTCCCACATTAATCAACTCAGagtcctttttttaaaaaaaattaattaattttaagctTCCCTGACCACCCCAATACAACAAAACACTTTGGCATATTGACCCTCTAATATTTAGGTATAGAAAGACAACAACAGTTTAACATGTTAGACCTTCCCTGTTTAACTTCTAACCTTTACATCAAACTCCAAACAATCAGTTATCCTTAGTGAATGTCTAACATTAACCTTTTGAGGTCCTGCTCTCTGCCTAATTAGTTAACCAAGATAATGTATGATCCTAAGCTTTGAAACCATTCAGTTCTAGTGATTAAGtctcatattttattaattactgATATCACAAGCAAGATCTAGGTTATAGGAGATGAGGTATAGAAATCATATATTTACACAGGCCATATCAGCTTGCTTAGGCAGCCTATTTTCCTGACTAGTTTAACACTTAACCAAGTCATATTAATCACTTTGAATTTTACCATCATTATGAACCATCAAGCATCCAACCCTATGGTTTAATATATCTTGTCTATCTTAAGAATTAAGCTCAACATCAAAACCACATAGCACAGCTTGAGCTAAAACAGGCAACTTAATAAACCAAATACAAGCCCAAAATCAAGTAAACTCAACTAATCACAAGCAAGACATCATACAGTAATGTTGGACTATAGGGTGACCTGATGCAGAACAAACAACAATACGTAGTAGTGTTGGATCAAGGTCTAAGCTACTCCAATCTTAACACTACTATACCaaagaaaaaccaaaacaaGCAGGAAATATAAGATAGCATAACTTTAGATAGACTTTAAACAGATTGGCTATAATGACACTAAACTATACTACATATGACATTAAAATAGACACACTTAATCTGAATATCAATAATGACTTCAATCACAAATTCACTAAGCAAAAGACTGCATAATTAAACTAAGCTATACTAAGCATACATAAACACCAAACATGAATATGAACTAAACTACACTAACACTAAACTACCAATATCAAGCACATAACagcaaaataaaatacaaaaaattaaaaaaaggaaaggatgaAAGATTACCTTTTTCGAGCGCAGCCTTTGATCGAGAATTGGACTTGGAAAACTCAGTTGTTCCCCCAATAggctcaacaacaacaacaacaacaacaaaaaaaaaacagatattaaacttttaaaatttaaacttacTCGAACTCTTAAAGTTTTAAAGCAAAGATGCCCAAAAAACTTAAGTATTTCGAGTATATGGGTGAATATTGTGTATTCTGCTCCAGGTATCTTTGACAATGAAGGTTGAGGCCCTTTAAATAGGAAGCCCCAAATCCCTAAAACCCTAGATGACCCGACGTGGGACAAATCTTTAAAATTGATATTTCTTCCTCACATCCTCATATTGTAGGGATGAGATTGAATGTAAATAAGTAATCAAGGGTTTCAATACTTTTGGTTCTTCAAGAACCAATGAAAATCCCTCATTCAAATTCACAgaacaacaaaaacaattaaagaaTTTCAGTCCATGGACTTTGCAAtgtagaagaaagagaaaagagttGACCTTACCATTATTTGAGGTCGAGCTTGGCTTTGTTTGGAAGGGAAGCATTAAAAGATTACCATTAATGGCCATACCAGGCCTGTAAGGATCAAAAGAGCActgaaatcatgcaaaaatccCCATTGATGACGCGTTAGCGAGATGGAACCAATGATGGCGTTTGCTAGGGTTTTTCCCAAAGCAGTTGATAGGAAAGGGGAGGGGTAAAGGTCAAATGGAAAGGCGGATGGGGTTATACCCCTTTTTAGTTTTAATAATTTGGGCCGGGTCGGTCCTTTTGGGCCGGACCTggtccattaaaaaaaaacatttaaaggGCCATCTTGtgtatacacttatatacatgTGATATATGCGTATATCAcgtgtatatttgtgtatatgcGTACATACGTACTTTAATAAATTAACACGATTAAGACCCGACTAATTACTTTAATCCCTTAATTATGAGTAGACAATGGTTAATTAGATAAACAAGGTCTCAATTTTGCGAATATGCCCTTTAAATGGATTGGTTTTAAGACTAGGCTATCAATTACAGCCTTTAGCCAATTTAAAGTGACAAATTTGCGTAAATAGCCTTAATTGATTAACCAATTATGTCCTATAATCAATAAAGGCAAAAATTGCAAAACTGGACTCATTTATGGGGAGAATTTTCCAATTGGGCCATAATTGGGctattaattgattatttcaattatagccatCAAATGAGCAAATTCTCAAAGTTAATCATAAttaaatactcaattaattatgatagATTCTAATAACTGGCTAAATGGGGATCGAGGAGTGAAacgattaatttatttaattcaaattccCTGAATTTTAAATAGAGTAAAATACTTGCAATTTGTCAATTTGgtcaatttaaaaaattaaataaataattgttgcctattaatttaaaaatgatttatattatttatagaaattatcttaccaaaataaaatggtaaataaattttacaaaaatcatcTTGGCTTCCAGAAAATAGATATTTTGCTCTGTTTGAACTTGGGAACTCTGAGTAATTAAACTAAATttcgggaggtcaaaaattaggtgtcagcAACTGCtccttcggtgttcggggataGCAagaccatccctgagcaacgaattttgactaaccctaatttttgacaGACCCGACTCATTCTTCCTCCCTCTTTATGCAATTTTCAAATACATGGACGGACCCTGGTTTCTGGGTTTCCTATATATCTCAGGatatatgagaattcaggccacttaTATTTCGACTCAATTATAACTTCTGAATGCAATTTTAAGCAAATTCTCGGGTTTCCAAGTTATCAAACTGGGAACTCTGGTGTAATTGGTAGAAGTGTGACTGACCCTCTGGTATTGAGTTCGCCTATATATCCCTAGTTTTGGGAATCAAttcacttgtagttcgactcgataggTGAAAAAGAATGTCCCCTATGCGGGAATGCCTTCGTGTGTACCGGTGTGTGTCCGACTGGTAGCGGAATAAACTAAAAAGCGACAATATTGCGGTTATCTGACCGGATTTACATCGTCTACCAATCTGCTTTCATCTGCTGAGTAACGTTGATTTTTGGATGACGAATACTGCGGTCATCTGACCGGATTTACATCATCTCACCTTTTGAGCGGATAATGCGGTCTCATGACCGGTTTTACATCGCTTTGCTGTCTTGTTATATCGCATAATTGATATGCATGGCCTTTTCGGTAATTGAAATAAAATgctctcttggcatgtcttcaTGAATAGCCTTCTTGGCGATTGAAGTAAATGGCCTTTTGGTCGGATGTGCTGTATCGTTTTACTATGACCCTTTTGGCAAGGCATTTGCCAATGTGGCAAGTTCCAAGCATTCTGCAGCAATTGTAGCTCAATATTTTGCCCTATTGGTGTTCAAAATCTTTCATATTACTTATGGCTAGATATTCAACCCTTCTGGCATTCAAAACCTTATAGCCCTCGTGGCTGGATACTTAACCCTCATGGTATTCTGATTTTCTTATCCTTTGTGGCTTTATCTTTCATAGCCCTCATGGCTGGACATATACTCCAAAAGTCAGATCTCAACAGCAGTCTGGACCTTCTTTAGCGAAACGTTTCCTGCACATGAAGCAAGGTTAGAGAAAGAATCATCTTCCGATGTCCTGGGAACCTGCATCAGAAATGGGTTAGTTTTCTCCTATTTCAAGTTGATCCGTATTGCCGGGGCTTTCGGATCTTCGGCTTCTGGACCCGAAACCCCTTTAGCTCCGGTATTTCGAAAGATAAACTTATTTTCATTATgcagaaaaatcatttttgtaatGCTATCATAAGGGGATCTATTTTGTGGAAAAATAAACGCATTTTTAATTGTCATGGCATGTGTTTTGAATGAGGGAGATCCTTTTTTCCGTGACTGGGGTTTTTGCTTCCTTACGCGAAATTTTTGAgaccttttctcaaaaattctgcttCAGTTTAAATTTCGATCTATCAATTCTTATGCCGAATCTTCCAGGAAATTTTGAGGTCTCCTCAAAATTTTTGCCCCAGTTTAGAGTCCTGGGATAGCTAAATTTTTTGTAGTGGCTTGACGGCGCAAATAtttctctcaaaaattctgccctagtCGCGTGTGCATCAGTCCTTGCTCCTTTGTGAAGTCTTATCTCTAAGGCTTCCTAGGGGTTTTCTTGGGTTTTTATTTTGATGCAATCGAGCTCAAAGAGTGCTTACGTATCCTGTCGCAGTAGGAATTCAGGTCGAATGTAGTTCAGAAATAAAATAATGGATTTTTGGTTTTTACTAATAAAGCGACCGGGTCCCAAATGGACTGCCTCCCACAGTGGGGAAATCAGGTCATCGCGTAGTTCATAATGCAAAAGATGTTTTGTTTAGACTATCTATTACGAAATGGTTAGAAGCAAAAGGAAATAACTAATACAAGCAAAATTGAAtaacgattacaagcaaagaGTGCTATTACAAACTGAGAAGCTCCTTCGTCATGCATAGTAGCGCTTGATTGCATCTGAGTTGATCGGCTTCGGCCACTCTCGACCGTCCATTTTTGCCAATACTACCACTCCTCCGGAGAGTACTTTGCGGATTATGTAAGGCCCTTGCCGATTGGGAGCAAACTTCCCTTTATATTCCTCTTGATGtgaaaaaattcttttgagcaCCAGTTGCCCGATCTGAAGGAGTCTAGTCCTGACTCGCTTGTTGAATACTCTTGCCATTCTTTGCCGGTACAACATCCCGTGGCATACTGCAACCATCCTTTTCTCATCGATTAAGGCCAATTGCTCATATCGAGCTCGAACCCATTCAACATTGTCTAATTCTGCCAATTGCTCATATCGAGCTCGAACCCATTCAGCATCGTCTAATTCTTCTTGCTGAATGATTCTCAGGGAAGGTATCTTAACTTCAGCGGGTATGATTGCTTCGGTTCCATAGACTAACAGGTATGGCGTTGCTCTTGTTGAAGTCCTGGCCGTAGTACGATACCCCAATAGGGCATAGGGCAACTGCTCGTGCCAACCCTTATGATTATCAGTCATCTTCCTCAATATCCTTCTCATATTCTTATTGGCTGCTTCTAAGGCTCCGTTCATTTGTGGGCGGTAAGCTGTCGAGTTTTGATGAGTGACCTTGAATTACTCACAGATATCCTTCATCAGGTGGCTATTCAGATTTGCTCCGTTGTCTATTATGATGGACTCGAGCACACCAAATCTGCATATGATATGGTTTCGCACAAAGTCCGCCACCACTTTCTTTGTTACCGATTTGTGAGATGttgcttccacccacttggtgaaaGAGTCAATGGCAACCAAGATGAACCGGTGGCCATTTGAGGCTGCGGGTTCAATGGGTCTAATAACGTCCATGCCCCAAGTGACGAAAGACCATGGTGATCTCATAGCGTTAAGCTCACTTGGAAGGACCTTGATCAGATCACCGTGGATCTGGCATTGATGGTACCTTTGCACATATTTCCAGCAGTCACTCTCCATAGTCATCCAATAATATCCTGCTCATAGAATCTTCTTTGCTAGTACAAATCTATTCATATGGGGTCCACATGTTCCCGCATGTACTTCTTCTAGAAGCTTAGTGGCTTCACAGGCATCTACACATCTAAGCGGACCTAAATCCAGCTTCTGTTTGTATAGCACTTCTTTATTTAGGATGAAACTTTTTGCCATTATTCGGATGGTCTTCTTTTGTCAATTTGTAATGCCTTCAGGGTGTTCCCGTCCTTCCAGATACATTTTATGTCGCTGTACCATGGCTTGCCATCTGGCTCAGCTTTCACATGGCAACAgtaggcatgattttctttcagACTTATCCTTAGTGGGATGATGTGACTGCTTTCAGGGTGCTGGATCATTGACGCTATCGTGGCTAGTGCATCAGCAAATTATTACGGGCACCAGCGTATGTCAAAACTCGATCTTTACGAACTTCTTGCACAATCTGCGTGCCGTAGTTCACATATGGTAAGATCTTTTCATCCTTAGTGGCCCATTCGCCTTGTACTTGGTGAATCAGCAAGTCCGAATCTCCAATGACAATTTATTCATTGATGTCCATATTTAATGCCATTTTGAGACCTAGGATGCAGGCTTCG contains:
- the LOC132061122 gene encoding uncharacterized protein LOC132061122, which codes for MNGALEAANKNMRRILRKMTDNHKGWHEQLPYALLGYRTTARTSTRATPYLLVYGTEAIIPAEVKIPSLRIIQQEELDDAEWVRARYEQLAELDNVEWVRARYEQLALIDEKRMVAVCHGMLYRQRMARVFNKRVRTRLLQIGQLVLKRIFSHQEEYKGKFAPNRQGPYIIRKVLSGGVVVLAKMDGREWPKPINSDAIKRYYA